In the Sphingobacterium sp. PCS056 genome, TGCACAGCTTAGTAAAGCTTTTAACAAAAGTATACCTCTTATTACCAAGTCCGTAAACTCATTATTAGAGATGAATTTAATTGAGGGCAATGATCTTGCAGCTTCTACTGGGGGCAGAAGAGCTATTCAATTTAAGATCAATAATAATTTATTAAAGTATACTTTAGTTATAGCCTTAGATCAATATTACACGTCCATTTACATCTTTGATTTAGAGAACAATATCATAGCAGAAAACGTCGACATTTACAACCCTCTAAAAAATAAAGACAAAGCCCTAGATATCATTATCGGTCTAACAGAAGAATTGATCACTTTGTCTAACATACCTACAGCAAACTTCTTAGGCATCGGCATTAGTATGCCCGGTTTTGTAGATACGGAAAAGGGAATCAATGATTCTTTTGATAAACAATCAAAATTACACCACATTAAGAAACATATCAGCGAGCATTTCAATATGCCGACCATTATTGAAAACGACTCTACATGTATCGCTTTTGCAGAACAAAAATTTGGCGCAGCGAAAAATGTAAAAAGTTCATTAGTCATCAATCTAAATTGGGGTGTTGGACTGGGCATGATCGTAAATGGACAAATATTCAAAGGGTCAAGCGGTTACGCTGGTGAATTTAGTCATATACCACTTAGTGATAGTAACGAATTATGTTCCTGTGGAAAAAAAGGTTGTTTAGAGGTCGAAGCATCATTAACTGCAGCTGTAAAAAATGTGCAGGCAGCAATAAATGCCGGAGAAAAATCCAGTCTAGAATCCGAACAACAAAACAATCTTTTGGCGCAGGGAGACGCATTATTAGAAAGTGCCATCAATGGGGATCAACTTGCTGTTGCCAACTTAGGTAAA is a window encoding:
- a CDS encoding ROK family protein, which gives rise to MNDQIIKAIYFQKLQSIAQLSKAFNKSIPLITKSVNSLLEMNLIEGNDLAASTGGRRAIQFKINNNLLKYTLVIALDQYYTSIYIFDLENNIIAENVDIYNPLKNKDKALDIIIGLTEELITLSNIPTANFLGIGISMPGFVDTEKGINDSFDKQSKLHHIKKHISEHFNMPTIIENDSTCIAFAEQKFGAAKNVKSSLVINLNWGVGLGMIVNGQIFKGSSGYAGEFSHIPLSDSNELCSCGKKGCLEVEASLTAAVKNVQAAINAGEKSSLESEQQNNLLAQGDALLESAINGDQLAVANLGKIGYMLGKGIATLIHILNPEVIIISGRGAKAGTILMPQIQTAINEFCIPRLAQATQIRISETNKQAQSVGTAAFIIENLIQTLIKTN